One Immundisolibacter sp. DNA window includes the following coding sequences:
- a CDS encoding YicC/YloC family endoribonuclease, which yields MISSMTAFARSTRSGALGEFTWELRSVNHRYLELSLRLPDALRSLEPRVRELAAREVHRGKLDLGLRYVAASEVQALNVNETALAALLAAANQVRSHLGAHAASLNPLDLLRWPGVVQSTDTGNQEALETEALHALTTAFGELKAARRREGERLAELIEERAAGVLTLAETIGTRMPAIRDAWRDKLRERIAALGVPLEPARLEQELVLAAQKGDIAEELDRLAIHVKEIRASLTQGGAVGRRLDFLMQELGREANTVGSKAMDMDVTQAAIGLKVLIEQMREQVQNIE from the coding sequence ATGATTTCCAGCATGACCGCCTTTGCCCGCAGCACGCGCAGCGGTGCGCTCGGCGAATTCACCTGGGAACTGCGCAGCGTCAACCACCGCTACCTGGAACTGTCGCTACGCCTGCCAGACGCCCTTCGCAGCCTGGAGCCGCGGGTGCGTGAACTGGCCGCCCGTGAGGTCCACCGCGGCAAGCTGGACCTTGGCCTGCGCTATGTTGCGGCAAGCGAAGTACAGGCGCTGAACGTGAACGAAACTGCCCTGGCTGCGCTGCTGGCGGCCGCCAATCAGGTCAGGAGCCATCTGGGCGCTCACGCAGCCTCGCTTAATCCGCTCGACCTGCTGCGCTGGCCGGGCGTGGTGCAGTCGACCGACACCGGCAACCAGGAAGCGCTGGAAACCGAGGCCCTGCATGCACTGACAACCGCCTTTGGTGAACTCAAGGCGGCCCGCCGACGGGAAGGTGAGCGCCTGGCCGAACTGATCGAAGAACGCGCGGCTGGCGTGTTGACCCTGGCTGAAACCATCGGCACCCGTATGCCGGCCATCCGCGACGCCTGGCGCGACAAACTGCGCGAACGCATCGCCGCGCTCGGCGTGCCGTTGGAACCCGCACGCCTGGAACAGGAACTGGTCCTGGCCGCGCAAAAAGGGGATATCGCCGAGGAACTCGACCGCCTCGCCATCCACGTCAAGGAAATCCGCGCCAGCCTGACCCAGGGCGGCGCCGTCGGCCGGCGCCTGGATTTCCTGATGCAGGAACTTGGCCGTGAAGCCAACACCGTCGGATCAAAAGCCATGGACATGGACGTCACCCAGGCCGCCATCGGCTTGAAAGTGCTCATCGAACAAATGCGCGAACAGGTGCAGAACATCGAGTAG
- the gmd gene encoding GDP-mannose 4,6-dehydratase, translating into MKKALVTGITGQDGAYLAEFLLDKGYEVHGIKRPTSLFNTDRIDHLYQDPHDKGRRFILHYGDLTDSTSLIRVIQQIQPDEIYNLAAQSHVAVSFEEPEYTANANGLGTLRVLEAIRILGLDKTTRFYQASTSELYGLVQEMPQRETTPFYPRSPYAVAKLYAYWITVNYREAYGMYACNGILFNHESPVRGETFVTRKITRALARLALGLQECLYLGNLSALRDWGHARDYVEMQWLMLQQAQPEDFVIATGVQYSVRQFVELAAAELGIALRWEGQGIDEVGYAQQITTGPLSDGNTVRIKPGQAIVRVDPRYFRPTEVDTLLGDASKARQKLGWSPATTLPELVKEMVEADYSAAKRDALVKLAGFKSYDHKE; encoded by the coding sequence ATGAAGAAAGCACTTGTCACCGGCATTACCGGACAGGACGGGGCCTACCTAGCCGAGTTCTTGCTGGACAAGGGCTATGAGGTGCATGGCATAAAGCGCCCGACCTCGCTTTTTAATACCGATCGAATCGACCACCTGTACCAGGATCCCCACGACAAGGGCCGCCGTTTTATCTTGCACTATGGAGATCTGACCGATTCCACCAGCCTGATCAGGGTCATACAACAGATACAACCGGATGAAATCTATAACCTCGCTGCCCAGTCGCATGTGGCGGTGAGCTTCGAGGAGCCGGAATACACCGCCAACGCGAATGGTCTGGGCACGCTGCGCGTCCTGGAGGCCATCCGTATTCTGGGTCTGGACAAGACAACCCGTTTCTACCAGGCCTCAACCTCCGAGCTGTACGGCCTGGTGCAAGAAATGCCGCAGCGTGAGACTACGCCGTTCTATCCGCGTAGTCCCTACGCCGTAGCCAAGCTGTACGCCTACTGGATCACGGTGAACTACCGCGAAGCCTATGGCATGTATGCTTGTAACGGCATCCTGTTCAATCACGAGTCACCCGTTCGGGGCGAGACCTTCGTCACTCGCAAGATCACCCGCGCCCTGGCCCGCCTGGCGTTGGGCTTGCAGGAGTGTCTGTACCTGGGAAACCTGTCGGCCCTGCGTGACTGGGGCCACGCTCGCGACTATGTCGAGATGCAGTGGTTGATGCTGCAACAGGCGCAGCCTGAAGATTTCGTCATCGCTACCGGCGTGCAGTACAGCGTGCGTCAGTTCGTGGAATTGGCCGCGGCTGAACTGGGCATTGCCCTACGCTGGGAAGGCCAGGGTATAGACGAAGTAGGCTACGCACAGCAGATCACCACCGGCCCGCTCAGCGATGGGAATACAGTCCGAATCAAGCCGGGTCAGGCCATCGTGCGTGTCGATCCGCGCTACTTTCGTCCGACGGAAGTCGACACCCTGCTCGGCGACGCCAGCAAGGCCCGCCAAAAACTCGGCTGGTCACCGGCAACCACATTGCCTGAGCTGGTCAAGGAAATGGTGGAAGCTGACTACTCGGCCGCCAAGCGCGATGCCCTGGTCAAGCTGGCCGGATTCAAGTCCTATGACCATAAGGAGTAA
- a CDS encoding GDP-L-fucose synthase family protein, producing MNLQSKIYIAGHCGLVGSALLRALGTYGFSHLVTRSHAELDLTDQTATEAFFAQEKPDYVFLAAARVGGILANNTYPADFIRDNLAIQTNVLHSAWRHRVRRLLFLGSSCIYPKLAPQPLKEEYLLTGPLEPTNRPYALAKIAGIEMCWSYNRQHGTRYLAAMPANVYGPGDNYHPQDSHVIPALLRRFHDATQRGDTSVTVWGTGTPRREFLYSDDVADACLYLMRLADADFDRLLWPAGDADDSSALNLAPLINIGVGQDLTIRELVELVGQTVGYTGEVQYDTSKPDGTPRKLLDVSRLNALGWAPRTNLPTGLATAYRDLLAD from the coding sequence ATGAATCTCCAATCAAAAATCTATATCGCCGGCCATTGTGGCCTCGTTGGCTCGGCCCTGCTGCGTGCGCTCGGCACCTACGGCTTTTCGCATCTGGTCACCCGCAGCCACGCGGAGCTCGACCTCACTGACCAGACCGCTACGGAAGCGTTCTTTGCCCAGGAAAAACCCGACTACGTTTTCCTTGCTGCCGCCAGGGTCGGCGGCATCCTCGCCAACAATACCTACCCTGCGGATTTCATCCGGGACAACCTCGCGATCCAGACCAACGTTTTGCATAGCGCGTGGCGGCACCGCGTACGCCGGTTACTGTTCCTGGGCTCAAGCTGCATTTACCCCAAGCTCGCCCCGCAGCCCCTGAAAGAGGAATACCTGCTCACCGGCCCGCTGGAGCCGACCAACCGGCCCTATGCACTGGCCAAGATCGCGGGCATAGAAATGTGCTGGAGCTACAACCGTCAGCACGGCACCCGCTACCTGGCGGCGATGCCAGCCAATGTGTACGGGCCGGGAGACAACTACCACCCGCAGGACAGTCATGTCATCCCGGCACTGCTGCGTCGCTTTCATGATGCTACGCAGCGCGGCGATACCAGTGTCACCGTGTGGGGAACCGGGACCCCGCGACGCGAATTCCTCTATAGCGATGATGTGGCCGATGCCTGCCTCTACCTGATGCGGCTGGCAGACGCAGATTTCGACCGCCTGCTGTGGCCAGCCGGCGACGCGGATGATTCATCCGCGCTAAATCTGGCACCCCTCATCAACATCGGCGTGGGACAGGATCTAACCATCCGCGAGCTGGTGGAGCTGGTGGGCCAGACCGTCGGTTACACTGGCGAAGTTCAGTACGACACCAGCAAGCCGGACGGCACGCCGCGCAAGCTACTGGACGTATCGCGTCTCAATGCCTTGGGGTGGGCCCCTCGCACCAACCTTCCCACGGGGCTGGCGACTGCATACCGGGATCTGCTGGCTGATTGA
- a CDS encoding glycosyltransferase family 2 protein, with protein sequence MNAPITLSICIATRNRGAFIAETLQSVAAQLTDAVEIVIVDGASSDNTENIVLELQGTIPNLRYQKQPVNGGVDRDYDFAVGLATGEYCWLMSDDDLLMPGAITEVLSAIENHFSLIIVNSEVRTFDFSELLDPSRLRFANNRIYEPSEFETLFTETSAYLTYIGAVVIRRNIWLARLRESFFGSYFIHIGVIFQAPLPSDSIVLHEPLISIRFGNAVWRPKEFEIRMIRWTDLIWSLSGISSATKSKCYRKQPWRSIKSLFFYRAKGTYGIMDYSRWLRPRLTSRWDRCKILSIAIFPGALANLFGLIYCRRNYRDSNIHLLDMRSSRFYFKNWFRS encoded by the coding sequence GTGAATGCACCCATCACACTCTCTATCTGCATCGCCACACGCAATCGTGGAGCCTTTATCGCTGAAACCCTGCAAAGTGTCGCCGCCCAACTTACCGATGCCGTGGAAATCGTGATCGTAGACGGGGCCTCCTCAGACAACACAGAAAATATCGTGTTAGAACTTCAAGGTACCATCCCGAATCTACGTTACCAGAAACAACCCGTAAACGGAGGTGTTGACCGTGACTACGACTTTGCAGTAGGACTCGCCACAGGTGAGTATTGTTGGCTAATGTCAGACGACGACCTTCTCATGCCTGGAGCCATCACCGAAGTCCTGAGTGCCATTGAAAACCACTTCAGTTTGATCATAGTAAATTCCGAGGTCCGAACGTTCGATTTTTCAGAATTACTTGACCCAAGCAGATTACGCTTCGCAAACAATCGCATCTACGAACCGTCAGAGTTCGAAACTCTCTTCACGGAAACTTCTGCCTACCTGACGTATATAGGGGCCGTCGTGATTCGACGCAACATATGGCTAGCCCGCCTGCGAGAATCTTTCTTTGGATCTTACTTCATTCACATCGGGGTGATCTTTCAAGCGCCACTCCCCAGTGACTCAATTGTCCTGCACGAGCCCTTAATCTCAATCCGGTTCGGAAACGCCGTTTGGCGACCTAAGGAATTCGAGATTCGCATGATTCGATGGACAGACCTGATATGGTCGCTCTCCGGGATATCCTCTGCCACGAAAAGCAAATGTTATCGAAAACAACCTTGGAGGAGCATAAAAAGTCTCTTTTTCTATAGGGCGAAAGGTACATACGGCATTATGGATTACTCCAGATGGCTAAGGCCGCGCCTCACGTCACGGTGGGACAGATGCAAAATCTTAAGCATAGCGATTTTTCCTGGCGCTCTCGCGAATCTCTTCGGCCTAATATATTGCAGGCGAAATTATCGTGATTCCAATATCCACCTACTTGACATGAGATCAAGCCGTTTTTATTTCAAAAACTGGTTTAGATCTTAA
- a CDS encoding class I SAM-dependent methyltransferase, with protein MLKTLKPGEIKAINECRISGSQHLISVLNLGTQCLTGVFPRSPDRTVTSGPLELVWCPDSGLLQLKHSYSLLEMYGENYGYRSGLNASMVAHLKGKVRGLERKHPLRAGDWVLDIGSNDGTLLNAYSTPNIRRVGMDPTAGKFQTFYDSGIEIGTEFFSANGFLRLSGGRKANVVTSVAMFYDLEDPNAFIQDIKTILAPSGIWHFEQSYMPSMLRTNAYDTVCHEHLEYYSLQVIKNLLDRNGMRIVNVQMNGVNGGSIAVSACHDKSEIPSVDPIIDWILQQEERLELNSTKPYRQFEDRVFRHRVDLQRLVQTLVTDGKRVLGYGASTKGNVLLQFCQFGPQHIPAIAEVNAEKFGAYTPGTLIPIISETEARAMCPDYFLVLPWHFKSAIIQREADYLASGGKLIFPLPEIEIVGD; from the coding sequence TTGCTTAAAACACTGAAACCCGGTGAGATTAAGGCAATTAACGAATGCCGAATAAGTGGCAGTCAACATTTGATTTCCGTACTCAATCTGGGTACACAATGCCTAACAGGCGTTTTTCCGCGCAGCCCTGACCGCACCGTCACTAGCGGCCCCCTGGAGCTCGTTTGGTGCCCCGACAGCGGATTACTACAACTCAAACATTCCTATAGCCTTCTAGAAATGTATGGCGAGAACTATGGCTACCGCTCTGGATTGAACGCTTCGATGGTTGCTCACTTGAAAGGCAAGGTGAGAGGACTTGAGCGCAAACATCCACTTAGGGCGGGCGACTGGGTACTGGATATCGGGAGTAATGATGGGACATTACTAAACGCCTACTCGACGCCGAACATTCGCCGTGTCGGAATGGATCCAACTGCCGGTAAATTTCAGACGTTCTACGACTCCGGAATTGAAATCGGAACAGAGTTCTTTTCGGCTAATGGTTTTCTTCGACTATCCGGGGGCCGAAAGGCAAACGTCGTTACTTCGGTGGCGATGTTCTATGATCTGGAAGACCCAAACGCTTTTATTCAAGATATAAAAACAATATTGGCCCCGTCTGGCATTTGGCACTTTGAGCAAAGCTACATGCCTTCAATGTTGCGGACCAACGCTTACGATACCGTGTGCCACGAGCATTTAGAGTACTATTCACTCCAGGTAATAAAAAACCTTCTAGACAGAAATGGGATGCGCATCGTTAACGTTCAAATGAACGGTGTAAATGGGGGTAGCATCGCGGTTTCGGCCTGCCACGATAAATCCGAAATTCCCAGTGTGGATCCCATAATTGACTGGATCTTACAACAAGAAGAACGTTTGGAACTTAACTCAACCAAGCCCTATCGTCAATTTGAAGATCGAGTTTTCAGGCATAGGGTCGACCTCCAACGACTCGTTCAAACGCTCGTCACCGATGGCAAGCGTGTACTCGGATATGGTGCTTCTACCAAGGGCAATGTTTTATTGCAATTTTGCCAGTTTGGTCCGCAGCACATTCCCGCGATCGCGGAAGTCAACGCAGAGAAGTTTGGAGCATACACTCCTGGAACTCTCATTCCAATTATTTCCGAAACCGAGGCGCGTGCTATGTGCCCTGACTATTTTTTGGTTCTGCCGTGGCACTTTAAGTCGGCGATCATTCAAAGGGAGGCCGACTATCTCGCCTCGGGGGGGAAACTAATCTTCCCGCTTCCTGAAATAGAAATAGTAGGTGATTGA
- a CDS encoding GDP-mannose 4,6-dehydratase, with amino-acid sequence MRCALIVGHTGQDGRFLWDQLVQSGVSVIGISRRGSSVHNVKWDKNTDISDLASVTRLMRYLKPESIFFLAAHHHSSQENVENEGDIVTTSLTVHVNAFNHFLLCARLFCPQSRIFYASSSRVFGESAISPQNENTELKPNCIYGITKMMGMLLADYYRRVYRMYVSCGILYNHESPLRGEKFLSRRAIDGLVAIKYGHATSLEVGDLDARVDWGYAPDYTRAMQLVLEADSPGDFVIATGKTHSVRELIMIAASHLGIQWEKYVTEQSSILHRNAQELCGDSSRLREVTGWTPSMDFSTMIKLLVNASEKKFQGNR; translated from the coding sequence ATGAGGTGCGCTCTTATCGTTGGCCATACAGGACAAGATGGTCGTTTTTTGTGGGATCAACTTGTCCAGAGCGGCGTGTCGGTTATCGGAATTTCTCGACGCGGATCAAGCGTACACAATGTAAAGTGGGACAAAAATACTGACATTTCTGACCTAGCCTCTGTTACGAGGTTGATGCGATATCTTAAGCCAGAGTCGATTTTTTTTCTCGCGGCTCACCATCACAGCTCACAAGAAAATGTCGAGAATGAGGGGGATATTGTGACCACTAGCCTTACAGTACACGTGAACGCCTTCAATCATTTCCTCCTTTGCGCGAGGTTGTTTTGCCCTCAATCACGGATTTTTTACGCATCATCCTCACGGGTTTTTGGGGAGAGTGCCATTAGTCCTCAAAATGAAAACACAGAATTGAAACCAAACTGTATTTATGGGATTACGAAAATGATGGGAATGTTATTAGCAGATTATTATCGACGTGTTTATCGAATGTATGTGTCATGTGGAATTCTTTACAATCACGAGTCGCCACTGCGTGGCGAGAAGTTTTTGTCACGACGCGCAATTGATGGACTGGTAGCGATTAAATATGGCCACGCTACGTCGCTGGAGGTAGGTGATCTTGACGCTCGCGTAGACTGGGGTTATGCGCCGGATTACACGCGCGCGATGCAATTGGTACTCGAGGCGGATAGTCCCGGCGATTTTGTAATAGCCACTGGGAAGACGCATAGTGTCAGAGAGCTAATTATGATTGCCGCGAGCCATTTGGGTATACAGTGGGAGAAATATGTTACTGAACAATCGAGCATTCTGCATCGTAACGCTCAAGAATTATGCGGTGACTCGTCTCGTCTTCGTGAAGTGACGGGGTGGACACCTAGTATGGACTTTTCAACCATGATTAAGCTTCTTGTAAATGCGTCTGAGAAAAAATTTCAGGGAAATCGGTGA
- a CDS encoding glycosyltransferase family 4 protein, with protein sequence MFLLLSKRRPQNRDLLERPFGRFHHLPAELARHGHRVTVLLASYLKEPDACVEREGVTVRSISVRGAGALRYLALAQQLVRSERPDWIGGLSDTWYAVLAAHLARRTGAQLWVDAYDNYASYIPWAWPVHAAWQRAAARADLLTVAGPTLAALLGAKRDPATTLVLPMAADPVGFVPGDTASARGQLGLPAHGALIGYTGGIHPSRDMGTLFDAMTRVQAQRPDARLVLTGRRFAGVDVPADALWLGYLPDADMPALYQALDIVAVMNTPGAFGDYSYPIKLYEAMACGRPVVASRTASTAWVLRDFPDRLVPAGDAGALAEGLLAALELGAVSYGPQPDWGSSGAELEAAMMRIGMVREE encoded by the coding sequence ATGTTTTTGCTACTTTCCAAACGCCGCCCCCAGAACCGCGACCTGTTGGAGCGGCCATTCGGCCGCTTCCACCATCTGCCGGCGGAACTGGCCCGACATGGGCACCGGGTGACGGTGCTGCTGGCCAGTTATCTGAAGGAGCCGGACGCGTGCGTGGAGCGCGAAGGCGTGACGGTGCGGTCCATCAGCGTACGCGGCGCTGGGGCGCTGCGTTACTTGGCGCTGGCGCAGCAGCTGGTGCGGTCGGAGCGGCCGGACTGGATCGGCGGCCTTTCAGATACCTGGTATGCCGTGCTTGCGGCGCACCTCGCCCGGCGGACGGGCGCGCAGCTGTGGGTGGATGCGTACGACAACTACGCCAGTTACATCCCCTGGGCGTGGCCGGTGCACGCGGCCTGGCAGCGGGCGGCGGCGCGGGCTGACCTGCTGACCGTGGCCGGGCCGACGCTGGCAGCTTTGCTCGGTGCAAAGCGCGATCCGGCGACGACGCTGGTGCTGCCGATGGCGGCCGATCCGGTGGGTTTTGTCCCCGGCGATACCGCTTCAGCACGCGGGCAGCTTGGCCTGCCGGCGCACGGGGCGCTGATCGGCTACACGGGCGGCATTCACCCCAGCCGGGACATGGGCACGCTGTTCGACGCGATGACCCGCGTACAGGCGCAGCGGCCGGACGCGCGGCTGGTTCTGACGGGCCGGCGCTTTGCGGGTGTGGATGTGCCAGCGGATGCGCTGTGGCTGGGTTATCTGCCGGACGCAGACATGCCGGCGCTGTACCAGGCGCTGGACATCGTGGCGGTGATGAACACGCCTGGCGCGTTCGGCGATTACAGCTATCCCATCAAGCTGTACGAGGCGATGGCCTGCGGCCGGCCGGTGGTGGCCAGCCGCACGGCCAGCACGGCCTGGGTGCTGCGGGATTTTCCGGACCGGCTGGTTCCAGCAGGTGATGCAGGGGCCTTGGCCGAGGGACTGCTGGCGGCCCTGGAACTAGGCGCGGTCAGTTATGGGCCACAGCCCGACTGGGGCTCGTCAGGAGCAGAACTGGAGGCGGCAATGATGCGGATTGGCATGGTGCGCGAGGAATAA
- a CDS encoding sulfurtransferase TusA family protein, whose translation MSVDSLITLPQVDLSSYGCPLHYVKARQTLSRMAPGERVAFLFAAGESAEQVRDSLAQDGHRVLTVRTQGDTLRVEVAKAG comes from the coding sequence ATGAGCGTCGACTCGCTGATCACGCTGCCGCAGGTCGACCTATCCAGCTACGGCTGTCCGCTGCACTACGTCAAGGCGCGCCAAACCTTGTCTCGAATGGCGCCAGGCGAGCGGGTGGCCTTTCTGTTCGCGGCTGGTGAATCGGCCGAGCAAGTCCGCGACAGCCTGGCCCAGGACGGACATCGGGTGCTAACAGTACGGACACAGGGCGACACCTTGCGGGTGGAAGTGGCCAAGGCTGGGTGA
- a CDS encoding SDR family NAD(P)-dependent oxidoreductase, whose protein sequence is MTQRFAGKVAIVTGGGAGIGRAIVDEWVRDGGSVTICDMDLHAAEKAAAEVAAAGGQALALEMDVNNLEAVAGMVPATVKRFGGLDVLFNVAGNNMMKNVEEANDEEWHFIVDTNLTSVYRCSHVAIPEIKKRGGGVIINIASTAGILAENRCAAYSAAKAAVINLSKNMAMDFARHNIRVNAICPGGTWTPRIRGYMARFPEHQKMMTEVCAMERMAEPHEIAKPAVFLASDDASFITGAALVVDGGMTAGKRFELFDSI, encoded by the coding sequence ATGACACAGCGTTTTGCCGGCAAGGTGGCTATCGTGACCGGCGGCGGCGCGGGAATCGGCCGCGCCATCGTCGACGAATGGGTCAGGGACGGTGGCAGCGTCACCATTTGTGACATGGATCTGCACGCCGCCGAGAAGGCTGCCGCCGAAGTCGCTGCGGCCGGCGGCCAGGCGCTGGCCCTGGAAATGGACGTCAACAACCTCGAAGCCGTGGCCGGCATGGTGCCAGCCACCGTCAAACGTTTCGGGGGCCTTGACGTGCTGTTCAACGTCGCCGGCAACAACATGATGAAAAACGTCGAAGAGGCCAACGATGAGGAGTGGCACTTCATCGTCGACACCAACCTGACCTCTGTCTATCGCTGTTCGCACGTGGCGATCCCCGAGATCAAGAAGCGCGGCGGTGGGGTCATCATCAATATCGCTTCCACGGCCGGGATCCTGGCCGAGAATCGCTGCGCTGCCTATTCGGCGGCAAAGGCCGCAGTTATCAACCTGTCCAAAAACATGGCCATGGACTTTGCCCGCCACAACATCCGCGTCAACGCCATCTGCCCCGGCGGCACCTGGACGCCGCGCATCCGCGGCTACATGGCGCGCTTCCCGGAACATCAGAAGATGATGACCGAGGTATGCGCCATGGAGCGCATGGCCGAGCCCCACGAGATTGCCAAACCGGCGGTGTTCCTGGCCTCCGACGATGCGTCCTTCATCACCGGTGCGGCGCTGGTGGTGGACGGCGGCATGACCGCCGGCAAGCGTTTCGAACTGTTCGACTCGATATGA
- a CDS encoding phosphoglycerate kinase, producing MGEPLSVLRMVDLNLVGKQVMIRADLNVPVQDGAILDDTRIRAFVPSARAALEAGAAVRVLSHLGRPKEGAFDASASLVPVAVRLGELLGRPVRCERDWLDGTVIAPGDLVLCENVRFNVGEKKHDEVLSRRMAALCDVYVMDAFGTAHRAEASTHGVARFAKVACAGPLLVAELDALEKALAAPKRPLVAIVGGAKVSSKLAVLSHLLTMVDRLIVGGGIANTFLVAAGHSVGRSLYEPALVDTARDLLKQATALGRPIPLPTRVVVATEIGDTVPVAVKDVDDVDDDEMILDFDPEFARELGNIVRSAGTVVWNGPLGVFEYPAFAQGTRLLAQAVAESTAFSICGGGETLAAIAKFGIADRVSYISTGGGAFLQVLEGKTLPAVAILTERAATKR from the coding sequence ATGGGCGAGCCATTATCCGTACTGCGCATGGTCGACCTGAATCTGGTCGGCAAGCAGGTGATGATTCGCGCCGACCTGAACGTGCCTGTGCAGGATGGCGCGATCCTTGACGACACGCGTATCCGCGCGTTTGTGCCGAGTGCTCGGGCGGCGCTGGAGGCCGGCGCGGCGGTACGGGTGCTCTCGCACCTGGGCCGGCCCAAGGAAGGGGCATTCGATGCCAGTGCCAGCCTGGTGCCTGTGGCGGTACGGCTTGGCGAGTTGCTCGGTCGGCCGGTGCGCTGCGAACGCGACTGGTTGGACGGCACAGTCATCGCCCCGGGAGACCTGGTCCTGTGCGAGAACGTGCGCTTCAACGTTGGCGAGAAAAAACACGACGAGGTCCTGTCTAGGCGCATGGCGGCCTTGTGCGACGTCTACGTGATGGACGCTTTTGGCACCGCACATCGCGCCGAGGCGTCCACTCATGGCGTGGCGCGTTTTGCCAAGGTGGCCTGTGCCGGACCCTTGCTGGTGGCGGAGCTCGACGCCCTCGAGAAGGCCCTTGCGGCCCCCAAACGGCCATTGGTGGCCATCGTCGGCGGCGCCAAGGTGTCGAGCAAGCTCGCCGTGCTGTCCCACCTGCTGACTATGGTCGACCGCCTGATCGTCGGCGGCGGCATTGCCAATACGTTTCTGGTGGCGGCGGGCCACAGCGTCGGTCGTTCCCTGTACGAGCCTGCGCTGGTCGACACGGCGCGCGATCTGCTGAAGCAGGCGACGGCGCTGGGGCGCCCGATTCCCCTGCCAACGCGCGTGGTGGTCGCGACTGAAATCGGCGACACCGTGCCAGTCGCGGTCAAGGACGTGGATGACGTGGACGACGACGAAATGATTCTTGATTTCGATCCCGAGTTCGCGCGTGAGCTGGGAAACATCGTGCGCAGCGCTGGCACGGTGGTATGGAACGGTCCGCTGGGGGTTTTTGAATACCCGGCATTTGCCCAGGGGACGCGGCTGCTGGCGCAGGCAGTCGCCGAATCGACGGCATTTTCCATCTGCGGCGGCGGCGAAACCCTGGCCGCCATCGCCAAATTCGGGATTGCCGACCGGGTGTCGTACATTTCAACCGGCGGTGGCGCCTTCCTGCAAGTGCTGGAGGGCAAAACCCTGCCGGCCGTGGCCATACTGACCGAGCGGGCGGCCACAAAACGATAA
- the gap gene encoding type I glyceraldehyde-3-phosphate dehydrogenase, whose amino-acid sequence MAIKVAINGYGRIGRNVLRALYESNRTGEIQVVAVNDLGDARILGHLTRYDTAHGKFPGTVEVTDDALIVNGDRIRVTAERDPAKLPWAELGVDVVLECTGFFASKEKASAHLRAGARKVVISAPAGGVDATVVYGVNHNVLKAGDTVVSNASCTTNCLAPLAQVLHQKVGILQGLMTTVHAYTNDQVLTDVYHEDVRRARSATQSMIPTKTGAAAAVGLVLPELKGKLDGFAIRVPTINVSIVDLTFTAGRATSVDEINAAVLEAANGRLKGILAYTEEPLVSVDFNHNPASSTYDATLTKVIDGTLVKVCSWYDNEWGFSNRMLDTALALAKVG is encoded by the coding sequence ATGGCGATCAAGGTAGCAATCAACGGGTATGGCCGCATCGGACGCAACGTGCTGCGCGCGCTCTACGAGAGCAATCGTACCGGCGAGATACAGGTGGTGGCTGTGAATGATCTTGGCGACGCCAGGATTCTGGGCCATCTGACGCGCTACGACACCGCCCATGGCAAATTCCCCGGCACCGTGGAAGTGACGGACGACGCGCTGATCGTCAATGGCGACCGCATTCGCGTTACCGCCGAGCGGGATCCGGCCAAGCTGCCGTGGGCCGAGCTCGGGGTTGACGTCGTACTTGAGTGCACCGGCTTTTTTGCCAGCAAGGAAAAAGCCTCGGCGCATTTGCGCGCCGGTGCCCGCAAGGTGGTGATTTCGGCCCCGGCCGGGGGTGTGGACGCCACCGTTGTCTACGGCGTGAATCACAACGTGCTCAAAGCCGGCGACACGGTCGTGTCAAATGCCTCCTGCACCACCAATTGTCTGGCGCCGCTGGCTCAGGTGCTGCACCAGAAGGTTGGCATCCTGCAAGGGCTGATGACCACGGTACATGCCTACACCAACGACCAGGTGTTGACCGACGTCTATCACGAGGATGTGCGTCGCGCCCGTTCGGCCACGCAGTCCATGATCCCCACCAAGACCGGCGCGGCGGCGGCTGTGGGCCTGGTGCTGCCGGAACTGAAAGGAAAACTGGATGGCTTCGCCATTCGCGTGCCGACCATCAACGTGTCGATTGTCGACCTCACCTTTACGGCCGGGCGCGCGACCAGCGTGGACGAGATCAACGCCGCGGTGCTTGAGGCGGCAAACGGCAGACTCAAGGGCATCCTCGCCTACACCGAGGAACCGCTGGTGTCCGTGGATTTCAACCACAACCCGGCCTCGTCGACCTACGACGCCACCCTGACCAAGGTCATCGACGGCACGCTGGTCAAGGTCTGCTCCTGGTACGACAACGAGTGGGGCTTCTCCAACCGCATGCTGGATACCGCGTTGGCGCTGGCCAAGGTCGGTTGA